The sequence GAATAACGAAGCCAGTTAAACGAACGAGCGGTATCCATTTCAGAAACGTATACCGCTCGTTCGTTTAACTAAGTTGTATGGAACAAATTGCAACTAGCTTAAAATCCGATTCGCTCTCGAGTCTGCTGAATACCCAGCGTTCGGGCCAGCTCGAAAGCGATACGATCGTCGTATTTCCGTTTCCAGTAATCAGCTTCCAGACGGAGCTTATCCAGTTCAACCTGTTGCTTCTCAACAATCAGGTTCAGGGTTTCCAGTTCGTGGGCAATATCCTGCTCATTTTTTTGCTCGACGACCTGCGCCGGAATAGCTTCATCGGAAAGCAATACCAATGGCGATAGAGCCAGTACGCTGGCAATCTGGTTCAGGCGCGAAAGCGTCAGTTCGGTTTTACCGCGCTCAATATCGCCATAAGCTGTTGTCGACAGATTGAGCAAATCAGCCATATTTTCCTGCGATAAACCCCGCTGGAGACGTTGCAGCCGTATTTTTTCTTCGATGGACGTCTTCATATCAAGTAACTACGATAAATTCTAAACCCAAACCGACACTAATTTTCGGTAGGATAACGCAATTTTGCAAGGAAAGAATTCGGATCGGCCGGATATTAGTGTTAGGAACACCCAACGTCCAGTATCAATAAATCCCGAACCTGATTCGCCCATTATTCGTTCTCAAACCAAAGGAGTAAACCCAATTATGAATCAAGAAAAAGAATTCCGCAATTTCGCGGTACACCACATGGGCCTCAATGGCCTGACCGTAGATGGTTATATGAACCACACTGTCGAAAAC comes from Spirosoma aureum and encodes:
- a CDS encoding helix-turn-helix domain-containing protein, which produces MKTSIEEKIRLQRLQRGLSQENMADLLNLSTTAYGDIERGKTELTLSRLNQIASVLALSPLVLLSDEAIPAQVVEQKNEQDIAHELETLNLIVEKQQVELDKLRLEADYWKRKYDDRIAFELARTLGIQQTRERIGF